From the genome of Streptomyces sp. NBC_01260, one region includes:
- a CDS encoding glycoside hydrolase family 36 protein: MTTEVPAVPQQPVQIWRPNAPADATPGVVVHRQLATGLLHSAGMPLTVHLTGLGCDRLETSVTPVGDGVAMIEVTAPVPAAVRAEWRIPCVGATAYWTPDTNASRWLPPSWIAPRTVSLALGASVASLIGADDRALCTAAAGETSAPVRVGAGVVEESGEFAFTVEQDLTPDGPPLRLRIDLSGRHFAATLQAVTAWWAEGLDHPGIAPAARMPAYSTWYSLHQNVDTEAVERQAALAAAVGCESIIVDDGWQTTDRARGYGHCGDWVPNPEAFPDPSAHVAEVHRLGVAYLLWYAVPFIGRHNDAWDRFKDTILREEPHLDAAVLDPRHPEVRAYLIERISRSVEEWGVDGVKLDFIDRFAVADPPPAPAGADRTAVHEGVLQLLADLDTRLRRTRPDVIVEHRQPYVSPGLWPYATMVRATDCPLSPAENRQRTVDCRLTAGPLAVHSDMITWNSAETPESIAVHLVNALFSVPQISVDLAAQSPDRLATLRFWLGVFRRYADVLQLGVLEPVRPDLGYPLVRARDHHTTVVARYAPLPVALPDRHAADGPQTLLVANADGDPMVLLTATRPEQALARVQDCRGEILSETVLDLVAGVNPVTVPTGGLLTLTRER; encoded by the coding sequence GTGACCACCGAAGTACCCGCGGTCCCGCAGCAGCCAGTCCAGATCTGGCGCCCCAACGCGCCGGCCGACGCGACCCCCGGCGTCGTCGTCCACCGGCAGCTCGCGACAGGGCTGCTCCACAGTGCCGGCATGCCGCTCACCGTCCACCTCACCGGGCTCGGCTGCGACCGGCTGGAGACCTCTGTCACCCCGGTCGGTGACGGCGTGGCCATGATCGAGGTCACGGCGCCGGTCCCGGCCGCCGTCCGTGCCGAATGGCGGATACCCTGCGTCGGGGCCACCGCCTACTGGACACCGGACACCAACGCCTCCCGCTGGCTGCCGCCGTCCTGGATCGCCCCCCGGACCGTCTCGCTCGCCCTGGGCGCCTCCGTCGCCAGTCTGATCGGCGCCGACGACCGTGCGCTGTGCACCGCCGCCGCCGGGGAGACCTCCGCACCCGTGCGTGTCGGCGCCGGTGTGGTGGAGGAGAGCGGTGAGTTCGCCTTCACCGTGGAGCAGGACCTCACCCCGGACGGGCCGCCGCTGCGGCTGCGGATCGACCTCAGCGGCCGCCACTTCGCCGCCACCCTGCAGGCCGTCACCGCCTGGTGGGCCGAGGGCCTGGACCACCCCGGCATCGCCCCCGCCGCCCGGATGCCCGCCTACTCCACCTGGTACAGCCTCCACCAGAACGTCGACACCGAGGCCGTCGAACGTCAGGCCGCCCTCGCCGCGGCCGTGGGCTGCGAGAGCATCATCGTCGACGACGGCTGGCAGACCACCGACCGCGCCCGCGGCTACGGCCACTGCGGTGACTGGGTGCCCAACCCGGAGGCCTTCCCCGATCCCTCGGCCCATGTCGCCGAGGTCCACCGGCTCGGCGTCGCCTATCTCCTCTGGTACGCGGTGCCGTTCATCGGCCGGCACAACGACGCCTGGGACCGCTTCAAGGACACGATCCTGCGCGAGGAGCCCCACCTGGACGCTGCCGTGCTCGACCCCCGCCACCCCGAGGTCCGGGCGTACCTGATCGAGAGGATCTCCCGCTCCGTCGAGGAGTGGGGCGTGGACGGTGTGAAACTCGACTTCATCGACCGCTTCGCCGTCGCCGACCCCCCGCCCGCCCCGGCCGGCGCCGACCGCACCGCCGTCCACGAGGGCGTGCTCCAACTGCTCGCCGACCTGGACACCCGGCTGCGCCGCACCCGGCCGGACGTGATCGTCGAGCACCGCCAGCCCTACGTCAGCCCGGGGCTGTGGCCGTACGCCACCATGGTCCGCGCCACCGACTGCCCGCTCAGCCCTGCCGAGAACCGCCAGCGCACCGTCGACTGCCGGCTCACCGCCGGTCCGCTCGCCGTCCACTCCGACATGATCACGTGGAACTCCGCCGAGACGCCCGAGTCCATCGCCGTCCACCTCGTCAACGCCCTGTTCTCGGTGCCGCAGATCTCCGTCGACCTGGCCGCCCAGAGCCCTGACCGGCTCGCCACCCTGCGCTTCTGGCTCGGCGTCTTCCGCCGGTACGCCGACGTCCTCCAACTCGGCGTCCTGGAACCCGTGCGACCGGACCTCGGCTACCCCCTGGTCCGCGCCCGCGACCACCACACCACCGTGGTCGCCCGCTACGCGCCGCTGCCCGTCGCCCTCCCGGACCGGCACGCCGCGGACGGCCCGCAGACCCTGCTCGTCGCCAACGCGGACGGCGACCCCATGGTGCTCCTGACCGCCACCCGACCGGAACAGGCCCTCGCCCGCGTCCAGGACTGCCGTGGTGAGATCCTGTCCGAGACCGTGCTCGACCTCGTCGCCGGGGTGAACCCGGTGACCGTGCCGACCGGCGGCCTGCTCACCCTGACCCGCGAGCGCTGA
- a CDS encoding carbohydrate ABC transporter permease: MKRHSPLLTLLLAGAFGLCVAPFYWLAMAATQENSDVFSWPPKLLPGGHLMENLQGLQDSIGLTRVLFNSVLVAGVQTAGAVVVSVLAGYAFAKFEFRGRNLFFVLLLSTLVLPDTVMLIPIFEMMMKLGLIDSYQSVILPGLVTPFGIFLMRQSLRSMPDELLDAARVDGAGELRVLWQIVIPVNRPVIAALALFVFLGGWNQFVWPLIALRSPDMYTLPVATATLQGLVTTNYAQVLLAAAIAAIPVMALFLVLQRQFISGLLAGATKE; the protein is encoded by the coding sequence GTGAAGCGCCACAGCCCCCTCCTCACCCTGCTCCTCGCGGGCGCCTTCGGGCTCTGCGTCGCTCCGTTCTACTGGCTCGCCATGGCCGCCACCCAGGAGAACAGCGACGTGTTCTCCTGGCCGCCGAAGCTGCTGCCCGGGGGGCACCTCATGGAGAACCTCCAGGGGCTCCAGGATTCCATCGGGCTCACCCGCGTCCTGTTCAACAGCGTGCTGGTGGCGGGCGTCCAGACGGCCGGCGCGGTCGTCGTCTCGGTCCTCGCGGGCTACGCCTTCGCCAAGTTCGAGTTCCGAGGGCGCAATCTGTTCTTCGTCCTGCTGCTCAGCACCCTCGTACTCCCCGACACGGTGATGCTCATCCCGATCTTCGAGATGATGATGAAGCTGGGCCTGATCGATTCCTACCAGTCCGTCATCCTGCCCGGCCTGGTCACCCCGTTCGGCATCTTCCTGATGCGGCAGTCACTGCGCTCCATGCCCGACGAACTCCTGGACGCGGCCCGCGTCGACGGCGCCGGCGAACTGCGGGTGCTGTGGCAGATCGTCATCCCGGTCAACCGGCCGGTCATCGCCGCGCTCGCGCTGTTCGTCTTTCTCGGCGGATGGAACCAGTTCGTCTGGCCGCTGATCGCGTTGCGCAGCCCCGACATGTACACGCTGCCAGTGGCCACCGCCACCCTGCAGGGCCTTGTGACCACCAACTACGCGCAGGTCCTGCTCGCCGCCGCCATCGCCGCCATCCCCGTGATGGCCCTCTTCCTCGTCCTGCAACGCCAGTTCATCTCCGGCCTGCTGGCCGGGGCCACCAAGGAGTGA
- a CDS encoding carbohydrate ABC transporter permease, translating to MSLAPSEHAPAAAPAGRGSTDQTGRTLPGRRRLLTRTSVPYLLIMPAVLGFAIFKAYPIVASLWISLTTGNGAGRHFTGLDNYQRLLHDPLFWTALKNTALILVVQVPLMLGLALLVALGLNSTKVWLRPLWRLGVFIPSLTGLVAAGVMFSVILNRDAGLLNWVLSLFGIDRVNWLGSPFWARVGVVLVITWHYTGYNAVIYLAGLQGIPQELYEAAKVDGAGPIRRFVSITVPQLRPILLLTVVLSTIGTLQLFDEPYVLTGGGPDNSTLTVTMYLYNNGFKYFDFGYASALAYALALIVAVLGLLQVRLMGERK from the coding sequence ATGTCCCTCGCCCCGTCCGAACACGCTCCCGCCGCCGCCCCCGCCGGCCGCGGCAGCACCGACCAGACCGGCCGCACCCTCCCGGGACGCCGCCGACTGCTGACCCGCACTTCCGTCCCCTACCTGCTGATCATGCCCGCCGTGCTGGGCTTCGCGATCTTCAAGGCGTACCCCATCGTCGCCTCGCTCTGGATCAGCCTCACCACCGGCAACGGCGCCGGCCGGCACTTCACCGGGCTCGACAACTACCAGCGCCTGCTGCACGACCCGCTGTTCTGGACCGCGCTGAAGAACACGGCGCTGATCCTGGTCGTACAGGTGCCGCTGATGCTCGGCCTCGCCCTGCTCGTCGCCCTCGGCCTCAACTCCACCAAGGTCTGGCTGCGCCCGCTGTGGCGGCTCGGCGTCTTCATCCCCTCGCTGACCGGCCTGGTCGCCGCCGGCGTGATGTTCTCCGTGATCCTCAACCGCGACGCCGGACTGCTGAACTGGGTCCTCTCCCTGTTCGGCATCGACCGGGTGAACTGGCTCGGCAGCCCCTTCTGGGCCCGCGTCGGCGTCGTCCTCGTCATCACCTGGCACTACACCGGCTACAACGCGGTGATCTACCTCGCTGGCCTGCAGGGCATACCACAGGAGCTGTACGAGGCCGCAAAGGTCGACGGCGCGGGACCGATCCGCCGCTTCGTCTCCATCACCGTTCCCCAGCTGCGCCCGATCCTGCTCCTCACCGTGGTGCTCTCCACCATCGGCACCCTGCAACTCTTCGACGAGCCGTACGTCCTCACCGGCGGCGGCCCCGACAACTCCACCCTGACGGTCACCATGTACCTCTACAACAACGGCTTCAAGTACTTCGACTTCGGCTACGCCTCTGCTCTCGCCTACGCGCTCGCGCTGATCGTGGCTGTGCTCGGCCTCCTGCAGGTCCGACTGATGGGGGAACGCAAGTGA